The window GCGCTATCCCTGAGCCCAAGGCCTATCGAGAGATCACGTCTTTGGGTCGCGTCGTATTCAGCTCAAAGATGCTCGTTAACGAGATTTTTCGCGGCAACAAGCCGGAGTCAGTGCAGAGCAAGGTGGGCAAGTGGAAGCAGCGCTTCGACGTGTTCCAAACGATCGGCAACGAAGCGAGCGGTAAGCGTGGCTTCCCTACAGAGGTTCACGCAATCACGGACGTTTGCGTAGCGTATCTCGCAGCCGCGCTACCGCTAGAAACGTTTCTGGGTGCAAAAGTGCGACGTTGCGATGCGTGTGATACGCTGATGCTCCGTGACTTCGATAAGGGCGGAACCTTCCGCTGCACACATTGTTCGCGGTCCTTCGAGCTGCCTCGGGCGATTGTAGAGAACGAGCAGGTCAGGCAGGATGCGACGAGGCGCCTAGCGCGCGAACTGGCCAAACACGTCTCAGCATCCTCCGACATTCAAGTACTGTGTCGAACGGCTTCGCTCGAATTTGGTGAGGACACGTTCGCTGGTACACCCTTTCTCATTTGGGCGAGAATCCTGCAGTTCTTGATCAGCAACGACGAGGAGGGTCTGCGCAGCCTCCTCGAAGTCGTTGACGACAGCCTTCCGCCAGATTCCGAGGCCAAGAAGAACGCGTTGGTCGAACTCTATGCATCGCTTGACAGCTAGGGCCCTCGCACCTGCTGTCTAACGAACCGTTGAAGCTGACAACGCGGCCCATGTATTGGCAACCGTTCGGGTTCCGTGTGGGCCGCGTCGCAGCTGAACTCTGGCGTTAGGTGACCAACATCCGACGGGTGACGGGCGTGCACTTCCGGGTCCTCGCGTTCGGCGCGGCGTTCGCGGCCGTGGGCGGGCTGCCGCTCCAGCGCGCGCGGGGCCAGGGGCCGGCCCGCGACGCGGCCGTCTACGCGGCCGTGCTGGACAGCCTGCGCGCCGACTTCGGTGTCGCGTTCCCCGTCGTCGCCCAGGCGCTCCCTCCCACCGCCCCGGAGCGGCGCCGGGCCGCGCCCGGGCTCGGCGCGCGTCTCGCGCGCGAGGTCCCGGGGTTCGACACCGCGCTTGTGGAGGTGCTCTGGCGGCTTCCGCCCGCCGAGCGCCCGCCGCGGCGTGTGCTCGCCGACCGCCGCGGCCTCCGGTGGATAGACTCCGCCCAGCTGCGCGCGCCGCCGCGCGCCGAGCCCGGGCGTCCGGGGCGCGCGGCGCAGGCGTTCTGGCTCTCGCGCGTTGCGTACGCGCCGGACGGGCGGTGGGCCGTCGTGTACGCGGCCTACGTGTGCAACGACGTCTGTGGTCGGGGCGGCTACGTGCTCCTCGCGCGCGACGGCGCGGGACGCTGGCGCGTGCGCGCGTGGGCCGTGCAGTACGTCGTCTGACGCGCGGTCACCTAACGAGCGACTGTGGTCCGCTGTCAAGCCGGAGCGCTGAGCGGCGGTGACCAGGAGGTGCTGGCGCGGGCCATAGTGTTGAGGATGGTGAGCAGTTTGTGCGCGACGGCGGTGAGGGCAGCCGTGCGGGGTTTGCCCGCGGCGACCAGCCGCGCGTAGAAGGTGTGGAGGGTGGGATTGCAGCGGACGCCGGACATCGCGGCGAGGTACCGCACGGTCCGCACAACGGCGCGGCCGCCCCAGATCGTGCGCGTGCCGCGCAGGATCCCGGAGTCGCGTGGGAAGGGCGCGAGTCCGACGAGCGCGGCGACCTGGCGACGCCCGAGCCGGCCTCACTCCGGCATGCTGCCTCCCGCAGCTCGGCCGCGAGCGTGTGGGCGCCGCCCGGCCCCACGCCGGGCACGGTCTGCAGGCGCGCCGCCTCGGCCGCGCGGTCTGCGTCGGCGGCGATGGCCGCCGCGATCTGCAGGTCGAGCCGCGCGATGCGCCGCGGCAGCCAGCGCACGTGGAGCCGGAGGTCCGCCCGGAGCGCCACGGCGGCCGCGGCGATCCGGTGCTTCTCGGCGGCGATCATCGCGGTGAGCTGGCGCCGGCGCGCGCCCAACGCGGTGAGGGCGCGCGCGTCGGGGGTGGGGCCCGGACGGACGTCGGGTCGCACGCGCTCGGCGTCGTGGGCGAGCACGGCGGCGTCGACCCGGTCCGTCTTGGCGCGCACGCCGAGTGCGCGCGCGAAGTGACGCACGCGGTCCGGGCCGGCGACGACGACCGGCAGCGCGGCGGCGTGCAGGGCATCGACGAGGAGCCGCTCGAGGCCCCCAGTCGCATCGGCGACGATCCGCTCGGGGGCAAGCCGGGTGCAGAGCGCGACGCGCTTGCGGACGCCCGCAGCGGTGTTGGGCACGCGCAGCGTGGTGCCGTCGGGCCGAACGTGCACGTCGAGCGCGGCCTTCGACACATCGACGCCGATGAAGTGGGTGGACATCGGGACCTCGGGCACGGGAGGGTAGGACGCGGCGGCGCTCAGCCTTGCGGATGCGGGCTCGGCGCGGCACACTAGCGACGGCCCTGGCGACTGTCCGAGCTTGGCACGCGGGGGAGCACGGCGACCTCGTTCCTCGTTAGCGGTCTCGCGGGGCGGACCGATGCGTTGACGGCCTACCGCACTCCGGGAACAGCTGCAACCTACGGGACGCGGGGGAGCTGCACCGCACCATACCGCACCATACAAGGCGTTGCAGCCGTCCGGGTACGCCGGGGTGCCCGTGTGCGACCGCCGGCTCTGTCGCCTGCGGCCGCCCGCCCGCCTGGACAACCCGGCAGACAAGCTAAGGGAGATCAAGTCCCGGCCATGGCGAGTTCTGGTGCGGGTACGGTGCCGAAGCGGGCGGGGAGTTCGTAGCCTTTCGCGTGCAGGAGGACGCTGTACGTGATGTGCAGGAGTTGGTGGGCCACGTGGCTGAGCGCGACTAGGTAGGGCTTCCCGCGGGCGCGTTGGGCGTCGTAGACCGCCTGGCACTGCGGGTCGGTGCGCGCGGCCGAGCGGGCGGCGAGCATGACGGCGCGGCGCACGTACCGATTGCCGCGCTTGCTCATGCGCGCGTGCCCGGCGGAGCGGCCCGACTGCTTGACCTGGGCGTCGAGGCCGACGGCGGCGACGAGCTTGTCGGCCCCGTGCTTCGGCTTCTTGAGGGTGCGCGCCTGCTCGCGCGCCTGCGCGGCGAAGCGCGCCATCGCCGGGAGCTCGGCGAGCCACGTCCGCACGGTCTCGCGGCCGAAGCCCGGCACGGTCGCGAGCAGGGCGCGGGTCGGGGCGTCGTCGGCCTGCAGCGCGTCGAGGCGCTCGCCTAACGCGACGACGTGCGCGCGCAGCTGCTCGAGGTGGGTGACGAGGGTCTGGACCGCGACGGCGGCCGCGCCGTACGGGTCGACGACGCCGACCGAGGCGGCGGCGCAGGTGCGCAGCGCGCGCGCCGTCTCGGCCCCGAGATGGCCGCGGCTGGCCGCGTGGAGCACGCGCGTGACCTCGGACGCGCGCGCTCGGGCGAGGGCCGCGGGCGTCGCCCACCGGGCGAGGACGGCGAGCGCGCTCGGGCTCCCGAGGTCGGAGAACACGGCGGCGAACTCGGGGAAGAGCGGGTCGAGCACGGTGTGCAGCTTCGTGAGCTGGCGCGCGCGGAGCTCGACCATCTCGGTCCGGAGTCGGCTGATCTCACGCGCGGCGGCCTGGCGGTCCTCGGGCACCGCGTGCGAGGCGAGGCGCTTCCCGCCCCAGTGCAGCAGGCGCGCGATCACGACCGCGTCGATCCGGTCGGTCTTGGCCCCGCGCAGGTTGGCGTTGCGGAAGGCCCGGGTCTGGAGTGGGTTGAGCACGCGGACGGTCGGCGCGCCCCACTGCTGGAGCCACGCGTGCAGGGTGAGCCAGTAGACCCCGGTCGCTTCGAGCCCGACCTGCACGTCGGCCGGCGGCACGTCGGCGAGGCGTGCCGCGAGTTGCGTCAACCCAGATCGCGTCGGGGCGAACCGGGCTTGCCAGACGAGCTCGCCGTCGCCGTCCAGGAGCGCGGCGTCATGCCAGCGCTTGCCGATGTCGAATCCGAGGTACATCATCGTCGCACCTCCGTGGGTGGTGCCTCCGTCGGGGCGGGCCGACTCCAGCGCACGCTCGTGTCGATCAGCGCAGGGGAACGCGCAGCAAGCTGAATAGCGCAGGGGAGCCGGACGCGCGGTCTGCAGGGAGAGGAGCGGGAGTGCCCTCGGCTTAACTTCAGCGCAGCCCGACGCCCGTACGCTACTCCGGCCGCTGCATGCCCGTCCAGGAGCTCACGACTATACGAGCTTAACTTGTGCGTTGAGGCTGTAGGAAAACCCCATTCTCGGCGCATTTTGGCCGGCGGCTTCGCCGTTAGTCACCGGTGTCGGACGGACGGACGGCGGGCATCGTGGTACGCGGCGGTCGTGGTGTGTTAGGCACGCTGCCGCGGTCGTCCTCCTCGGGTCGCTCTACGCCGCGTACCCGTGGTGGGCGAGTTTCTCGATGTTGTGCACCAGGCAGTAGAGCTTCCACGGCCCGTCGACCTTCGTCCGGCCGCGGAGCGTGAAGCGGTCGAGCCGCTTGTTCGCCCGCAGGTTGCCGAAGACCGGCTCCACGGTCGCGAAGCGGCGCCCGTACTGCGCCCGGCCCTCGGGCGTGTCGAGCCGCCGCTTCATGCGATCCGTGTGGCTCTCGGGCGTGCCGGCCGCCTTGCCCCGGCAGCAGGCGACCTGGCGCGTCGGCGTGCGGTCCGGCGTGCGCAGGCACTGCGCCCGGAGCGGGCAGGGACCGCAGACGCCCTTCGCCCCGCGGAAGTGATCGGCGACGTAGCCGCGCGTGACGATGTCGCGGCCGGAGCGGTAGAGCATCTTGCCGGCGGGGCACACGCACGTGCGTGCCGCGGCGTCGTAGGTGAAGTCGCTCGGCTGGAAGACGCGCGGCTCGTCGACCGCGTGCGTCTTGTCGTACAGCGGATCGGGCGTGCCCTGACGCTGTGCTTGGGTCGCGCAACGCTCGTCCCGCTGCCGCATCGCGTTGTCGGTGATGAGCGCGCTGACGTGCTGCTCGGCCAGGTAGCGCAGGTTCGCCTCGCTGTGGTAGCCCGCATCCGCGGTGAGCACCGTCGTGGGCGCGAGCACCGGCTCGAGCGCAGTCACCACCGGGAGGAGCAGCTCCTGCTCCGCGCCGGTGCCATGCGCCTGCGCCTCCACGATGCTCTGGCGCGCCGCGTCGACGGCCGCCACGCCGGTGTCGCCCTGGAGCACGCCCTTGCCCGTGGCCAGCTTCGCACTGTCGGCGTCGGTCCGGTTGCTCTGCCGCACGCCGCCGGATGGCCCACGCCGGTCCTCGGGGGGCGCGGCGAGCCAGGTCCGGAGTTCTTGCGCGTCGTGCTCGAGCCGTTCCCGTCGCGCCGTGTCCTTCGCGGCCACGTCCGGCTCGACGGGTTGGGGGTCGGCTGCGCGGTGCCGGGCGAGCATCGCGGCGGCGGCGGCCTCACACTTGGCCGCCTGCCGCTCGAAGTTCGCGCGGGTGCCGCTGCGCCGTTTCGAGGCATGACTCGGGAGCTTCACCCCGTCGATGGCGAACCTCTCGCGCCCGATCAGGCCTTGGCGGTCGCAGACGGCGAGCACCGCCGCGAACACGTGGGCGATGTCCGGGCCCAGCGTGCTGACGAACTGCGCGATGGTCGTGACGTGCGGGGCCGTGTCGCCACACAGCGCGATGAAGGTCACGTGCTCGCGGCAGAGCCGCTCGATGGCGCGACTGCTCACGATGCCGTGCGCGTACGCACAGAGCACGACGGTGAGCAGCATGGCCGGCGGGTACGCGGGGGCGCCGGTGTCGTCGTTCCGGAAGCGGGCGTCGAAACGCGACAGGTCGACCGCGTGCGCCAGGAGGTGATGCGCCGCATGCTCGAACGTGCCGGGCAGCAATTGCCGGGCGAGATCGACCGGCAGAACGCGCGGGCTGGCGTCGATATGCTTGTCGCGGGCCATGGGCGGGGCGCTCGGGGCGGGGCAGCACGGCAGCAACGCGACGCCACCAAACTTGCGCCCGAACGCGCCTAACCCCAGAGTGGTCCCGGGCTTTTCCTACCGCCTCGTTCGGCGTCACGCCGCCCCGGCCCTCGCGTCGAACGCGCGGCGCGCCGCGTCGACCGCCGACAGGTTGTCCGACGCCCAGTGCCAGACGCCGCAGAAGGCCGCGCCGAGCCCGAGGCCGAGCGGCGTCAGCGCGTACTCGACCCTGGGCGGCACGACGGGGTGGACGGTGCGCGTGAGGAGGCCGTCGCGCTCCATGTGCCGGAGCGTCTGCGTCAGCATCTTCTGACTGATCCCGTCGACGAGCGCGCCCAGGCGGGTGAAGCGCACCGTCCCGTGCTCGGCCAGCGCCTCGAGGATCAGCATCGTCCACTTGTCGGCGACGCGGCCGATCAGGTCGTGGACGAGGGCCGCGACGCGCGGGTCGAGCTCGGCCGGCGCGGCCGGCGCGACGTACGCCCGCGCCCGGGCGAGCTGCGCGTCCGTGAACGGCGGTGCACTCGTCATGTGGTCACTCTCTACACAGTAAGTATGGCACTTCACGGTGTATTCTTACTAATGGAGAGTAAGAGGCTACCGTACCGGAGGCAAGCGCCACCTACCACGCGGAGTCTTCATGCCGCTGACGAACAGGACGGTCCTCATCACCGGGGGCGCGAGCGGCATCGGCCTCGCGCTCGCGACGCTACTCGTCCCGCGCCGCAACACGGTCCTCGTCACCGGGCGCGACGGCGAGCGGCTCGCGGCCGCCGAGCGCGCGCTCCCCGGCGTCCGCGGTTTTCAGAGCGACGCGAGCGACCCGGAGGCGATCCGGGCGCTCCGCGAGCGCGTGCTCGCCGAGTTCCCCGCACTCGACGTGCTCGTGAACAACGCCGGGGTCATGCGGAACATCGACTTCGGCCGGGCCGCCGGGCCGGACGACGTGACGCGCGAGATCGAGATCAACCTGAGCGGGCCCGTGCGCATGGTCGAGCAGTTCCTGCCGCACCTGAAGGGCCGCGGCGAGGCGCTCATCGTCAACGTCTCGTCGGGCCTCGCCTTCGTCCCGTTCCCGCTCGCGCCGGTCTACTCGGCGACGAAGGCCGGGATCCACGCCTTCACCCAGGTTCTGCGCGTACAGCTCGCGGGAACGGGTGTCACCGTCGTCGAACTGGCCCCGCCCGGCGTGGAGACGCCGCTCTTCCGCGGCGAGTTCACCGAGGCGGTGAAGGGGCAGAAGGCGATGGACCCGGCCGTACTCGCGGCGCGCGCGGTCGCGGGCATCGAGGCGGGCCGGCTCGAGATCCGGCCGGGGCTCAGCAACGTGGTGAAGCTCCTGAGCCGGGCGGCGCCCGGGTTCGCGCTGCGCCAGCTGACGCGCACGGTCCTCCCGAAGCGGGAGGGCGCCTAACGTAGGCGCGCGTACGGCCGGGCGGCTACGGCACGGCGTCGGCCCAGCCGTATGCGGCGCCGTACGCGTCCTCGGCGCGCCGCGCCTGGCGAAGCAGCGCCTCATGCAGCTGCCCGTAGGCGACGTCGGCCGCGGTCACCCCCGCGACCGACGGGCGCCCGGCGGGAGCGAGCACCGAGCCCCAGCCGCGCGCGTGGCCGAAGCCGAGCGCGTGCAGCAACTCGTGCGCGGCCACCTGCGGCTCGAGCGCGCCCGGGCGCCGCACGCGGAACTCGATCGTCACGCCCGCGATCGCGCCGCTCTCGTCCCAGCCGAGGGTCGTCATCCCGTCGGCGCGCAGCCCGGGCGCGGGACGCACGACGACGTCGGCCTCGGGGTCGTCGGAGTCGGCGGGCGCGCCCGCGGCGGGGACGAACAGCGGGCGCCCCCACGCCTCGGCGAGCGCGTGCGCGGCGCCCCAGAACGTCGCGCTATCCGCGGCGTCGAACCCGGGCGCGAGGGCGACCGTGTGCGGCGC is drawn from Gemmatimonadetes bacterium T265 and contains these coding sequences:
- a CDS encoding IS110 family transposase, which codes for MMYLGFDIGKRWHDAALLDGDGELVWQARFAPTRSGLTQLAARLADVPPADVQVGLEATGVYWLTLHAWLQQWGAPTVRVLNPLQTRAFRNANLRGAKTDRIDAVVIARLLHWGGKRLASHAVPEDRQAAAREISRLRTEMVELRARQLTKLHTVLDPLFPEFAAVFSDLGSPSALAVLARWATPAALARARASEVTRVLHAASRGHLGAETARALRTCAAASVGVVDPYGAAAVAVQTLVTHLEQLRAHVVALGERLDALQADDAPTRALLATVPGFGRETVRTWLAELPAMARFAAQAREQARTLKKPKHGADKLVAAVGLDAQVKQSGRSAGHARMSKRGNRYVRRAVMLAARSAARTDPQCQAVYDAQRARGKPYLVALSHVAHQLLHITYSVLLHAKGYELPARFGTVPAPELAMAGT
- a CDS encoding IS1182 family transposase encodes the protein MLPCCPAPSAPPMARDKHIDASPRVLPVDLARQLLPGTFEHAAHHLLAHAVDLSRFDARFRNDDTGAPAYPPAMLLTVVLCAYAHGIVSSRAIERLCREHVTFIALCGDTAPHVTTIAQFVSTLGPDIAHVFAAVLAVCDRQGLIGRERFAIDGVKLPSHASKRRSGTRANFERQAAKCEAAAAAMLARHRAADPQPVEPDVAAKDTARRERLEHDAQELRTWLAAPPEDRRGPSGGVRQSNRTDADSAKLATGKGVLQGDTGVAAVDAARQSIVEAQAHGTGAEQELLLPVVTALEPVLAPTTVLTADAGYHSEANLRYLAEQHVSALITDNAMRQRDERCATQAQRQGTPDPLYDKTHAVDEPRVFQPSDFTYDAAARTCVCPAGKMLYRSGRDIVTRGYVADHFRGAKGVCGPCPLRAQCLRTPDRTPTRQVACCRGKAAGTPESHTDRMKRRLDTPEGRAQYGRRFATVEPVFGNLRANKRLDRFTLRGRTKVDGPWKLYCLVHNIEKLAHHGYAA
- a CDS encoding oxidoreductase → MPLTNRTVLITGGASGIGLALATLLVPRRNTVLVTGRDGERLAAAERALPGVRGFQSDASDPEAIRALRERVLAEFPALDVLVNNAGVMRNIDFGRAAGPDDVTREIEINLSGPVRMVEQFLPHLKGRGEALIVNVSSGLAFVPFPLAPVYSATKAGIHAFTQVLRVQLAGTGVTVVELAPPGVETPLFRGEFTEAVKGQKAMDPAVLAARAVAGIEAGRLEIRPGLSNVVKLLSRAAPGFALRQLTRTVLPKREGA